A window from Chryseobacterium phocaeense encodes these proteins:
- the groL gene encoding chaperonin GroEL (60 kDa chaperone family; promotes refolding of misfolded polypeptides especially under stressful conditions; forms two stacked rings of heptamers to form a barrel-shaped 14mer; ends can be capped by GroES; misfolded proteins enter the barrel where they are refolded when GroES binds), translating to MAKEIKFDIESRDALKRGVDALANAVKVTLGPKGRNVVIEKSFGAPHVTKDGVSVAKEIELEDRVENMGAQMVKEVASKTNDIAGDGTTTATVLAQAIVREGLKNVAAGANPMDLKRGIDKAVSAVVENLKSQSQEVGDSTDKVKQVASVSANNDETIGALIAEAFGKVGKEGVITVEEAKGIDTTVDVVEGMQFDRGYQSPYFVTNPEKMVAEVENPYILLVEKKISSMKELLPVLEPIAQGGKSLLIISEEVEGEALATLVVNKLRGSLKIAAVKAPGFGDRRKAMLEDIAILTGGQVISEEQGFTMENISLDMLGTAEKVTIDKDNTTIVNGGGDESRIKGRVAQIKAQMETTTSDYDREKLQERLAKLAGGVAVLYVGAASEVEMKEKKDRVDDALHATRAAVEEGIVAGGGVALVRAISALENLTGINSDETTGIKIVKRAIEEPLRQIVANAGGEGSVIVAKVAEGQGDFGYNAKTDEYVNMLEAGIIDPTKVTRVALENAASVSGMLLTTECVITEVKKDEPAMPMGGGMPGMM from the coding sequence ATGGCAAAAGAAATAAAATTCGATATTGAATCAAGAGACGCTTTAAAGAGAGGAGTTGATGCATTGGCTAATGCAGTAAAGGTAACTTTAGGACCAAAAGGAAGAAACGTAGTGATTGAAAAATCTTTCGGAGCTCCTCACGTCACTAAGGACGGTGTTTCTGTAGCAAAGGAAATCGAGCTTGAAGACAGAGTAGAAAATATGGGAGCACAGATGGTAAAAGAAGTGGCTTCCAAAACCAATGATATTGCAGGAGACGGTACTACTACCGCTACTGTACTGGCACAGGCTATCGTAAGAGAAGGTCTTAAGAACGTAGCTGCAGGTGCTAACCCAATGGACTTAAAAAGAGGAATTGACAAAGCAGTTTCTGCAGTTGTTGAAAACTTAAAATCCCAGTCTCAGGAAGTTGGTGATTCTACAGATAAAGTGAAGCAGGTTGCTTCCGTATCCGCTAACAATGACGAAACAATCGGTGCTTTGATCGCTGAAGCTTTCGGAAAAGTAGGTAAAGAAGGAGTAATCACGGTAGAAGAAGCTAAAGGTATCGATACAACAGTAGATGTTGTAGAAGGTATGCAGTTCGACAGAGGATACCAGTCTCCTTACTTCGTAACTAACCCTGAGAAAATGGTAGCTGAAGTAGAAAATCCTTATATCCTTTTGGTAGAGAAGAAAATTTCTTCCATGAAAGAATTGCTTCCGGTTCTTGAGCCGATTGCACAGGGCGGAAAATCCCTATTGATTATCTCTGAAGAAGTGGAAGGTGAAGCTTTAGCTACTTTGGTGGTAAATAAATTAAGAGGTTCTCTTAAAATTGCTGCTGTAAAAGCTCCAGGATTCGGAGACAGAAGAAAAGCAATGCTTGAAGATATCGCGATCCTTACAGGTGGTCAGGTAATCTCTGAAGAGCAAGGTTTCACTATGGAAAACATCTCTTTGGATATGCTTGGAACTGCTGAAAAAGTAACTATTGATAAAGACAACACAACGATCGTAAACGGTGGTGGTGACGAAAGCAGAATCAAAGGAAGAGTGGCACAGATCAAAGCTCAGATGGAAACAACCACTTCTGACTACGACAGAGAAAAACTTCAGGAAAGACTGGCTAAGTTAGCCGGTGGTGTTGCTGTACTTTACGTAGGTGCCGCTTCTGAAGTAGAAATGAAAGAGAAAAAAGACAGAGTGGATGATGCCCTTCACGCTACAAGAGCAGCGGTGGAAGAAGGTATCGTTGCAGGTGGTGGTGTTGCTTTGGTAAGAGCTATTTCTGCTTTGGAAAACCTTACAGGAATCAATTCTGACGAAACTACAGGGATCAAAATCGTGAAAAGAGCCATCGAAGAGCCATTAAGACAAATCGTTGCCAATGCAGGAGGAGAAGGTTCCGTAATCGTAGCTAAAGTAGCTGAAGGACAAGGTGACTTCGGATACAACGCAAAAACTGACGAGTACGTAAACATGCTTGAAGCAGGAATCATTGACCCTACGAAAGTAACCAGAGTTGCCCTTGAAAACGCAGCTTCTGTTTCCGGAATGCTTCTTACCACTGAATGTGTAATCACTGAAGTGAAAAAGGATGAGCCAGCTATGCCAATGGGTGGTGGAATGCCAGGAATGATGTAA